In the Sebastes fasciatus isolate fSebFas1 chromosome 20, fSebFas1.pri, whole genome shotgun sequence genome, one interval contains:
- the fads6 gene encoding fatty acid desaturase 6, whose translation MQSVPEEWRDERGGDGRMLVERKLDSEIQKNGGEESLMMELTRLVQKMVRESSWWERRGIDCSILAAAFLCLPPAFLLLGSSQVLWFIAGMLLMGMAHAVIAYKGTHLASHGSLSESQAWGKFWAVFFIEICGSFSAQAGVHGHIKMHHAHTNVIGLGDSSVWKVPFLPRTVYLFIAPLVVPIITPLVALAHLKGHSLALIVRTVLTVTLGLYSQYWLLIHVSGFLSPLSALLCMLVCRAMFSVPWIHVNIFQHIGLHMFSATNRPKRIYQMTHGVLNLPRNPLLDWIFGHSLINCHVEHHLFPFLSDNMCLKVKPVVSKYLTEKQLPYQEDSYLSRLQLFFHKYQEFMVFAPPITELVGVQ comes from the exons ATGCAGAGTGTACCGGAGGAGTGgagggatgagagaggaggagatgggaggATGTTGGTGGAGAGGAAACTGGATTCAGAGATCCAGAAGAATGGAGGTGAAGAGTCACTGATGATGGAGCTGACGAGGCTGGTGCAGAAGATggtgagagagagcagctggtgggagaggagggggaTCGATTGCAGCATCCTGGCAGCAGCATTCCTCTGTCTGCCACCTG CCTTCCTGCTGCTGGGTTCCTCCCAGGTCCTGTGGTTTATAGCGGGCATGCTGCTGATGGGCATGGCTCACGCCGTCATCGCCTATAAAGGGACACATCTGGCCAGCCACGGGTCGCTGAGCGAGTCGCAGGCCTGGGGGAAGTTCTGGGCCGTCTTCTTCATCGAG ATCTGTGGCTCATTCTCAGCGCAAGCCGGCGTCCATGGCCACATTAAGATGCATCATGCTCATACTAATGTCATTGGACTGGGTGACTCCAGCGTATGGAAGGTCCCCTTCCTGCCTCGCACTGTCTACCTGTTCATAGCTCCCCTGGTCGTGCCCATCATCACGCCACTTGTTGCACTCG CTCATCTCAAAGGACATTCTTTGGCTCTCATCGTCAGGACCGTCCTGACGGTAACACTGGGCCTGTATTCACAGTACTGGCTGCTGATCCACGTCTCCGGGTTCCTGTCGCCTCTCAGCGCTTTGCTCTGTATGCTCGTATGCAGAGCAATGTTCTCTGTGCCGTGGATCCATGTCAACATTTTCCAG CACATTGGCCTCCACATGTTCTCTGCGACCAACCGACCAAAGAGGATCTACCAGATGACCCACGGAGTCCTGAACCTGCCGCGTAACCCCTTGCTGGACTGGATATTTGGACACTCACTTATCAACTGCCACGTGGAGCACCATCTCTTCCCCTTCCTGTCTGATAACATGTGTCTAAAG GTGAAGCCTGTTGTGTCCAAGTATCTGACTGAGAAGCAGCTTCCGTACCAGGAGGACAGCTACCTCTCCCGCCTGCAGCTTTTCTTCCACAAGTACCAGGAATTTATGGTGTTTGCCCCGCCGATCACAGAGCTGGTGGGAGTCCAGTGA
- the ush1gb gene encoding pre-mRNA splicing regulator USH1G encodes MTDRYHRAARDGYLEVLKEATRKELNASDEDGMTPTLWASYHGNLETLRTITGRGGDPDRCDIWGNTPLHLAAANGHHNCLSFLVAFGANIWCLDNDYHTPLDMAAAKGHMDCVRYLDSIVAKQITLNPKLVNKLKDRAFRAAERRIKDCAKLQRKHREHMERKFMKESAALDNFDAVSFSSYNSGSTLSKFNTVTSNMPYSQATLHSTAKGKAKIQKKMEKKKQVDGTFKIYEDGRKSVRSLSGLQLGNDVMFLKQGTYANPRERSRLNIRDMFPRDNDDDDTVSRAMSDPGLYEAAYSEISADSGRDSLFTRPGLGTMVFRRNYLTGGMYGIGARDEGSVVGSEPVGRAPNVRLRGHLPRHSPSFDQDSIGSALSLQERNLQELPWEETDVGLDEDLEPENSPLDTFLASQSLGEFMAIFRREKIDLKALLLCSDHDFTSIHIPLGPRKKLLDACRRRLDTIDEPEAIEDTEL; translated from the exons ATGACGGACCGGTACCACCGGGCGGCCCGGGACGGCTACCTGGAGGTGCTGAAGGAGGCCACACGGAAGGAGCTGAACGCCTCGGATGAGGACGGCATGACTCCGACCTTATGGGCCTCCTACCACGGTAACCTGGAGACGCTCCGGACCATCACCGGGAGAGG AGGTGACCCGGACAGGTGTGACATCTGGGGCAACACGCCGCTTCACCTGGCAGCTGCCAACGGCCACCACAACTGCCTGTCCTTCCTGGTGGCCTTCGGTGCCAACATATGGTGTCTGGACAACGACTACCACACGCCGCTGGACATGGCCGCCGCCAAGGGACACATGGACTGCGTTCGCTACCTGGACTCCATCGTCGCCAAGCAGATCACGCTCAACCCGAAGCTGGTCAACAAACTGAAGGACCGGGCTTTCCGTGCCGCAGAGCGCCGGATCAAAGACTGTGCAAAGCTCCAGAGGAAGCACCGTGAACACATGGAGAGGAAGTTCATGAAGGAGTCGGCGGCTTTAGACAACTTTGATGCTGTCAGCTTCTCTAGCTACAACAGCGGCAGCACGCTGAGCAAGTTCAACACTGTCACCTCCAACATGCCATACTCGCAG GCCACCCTCCACTCCACAGCCAAGGGCAAGGCCAAGATacagaagaagatggagaagaagaagcaggttGATGGAACGTTCAAGATCTACGAGGACGGGAGGAAAAGTGTGCGCTCGCTATCCGGCCTGCAGCTCGGCAACGACGTCATGTTCCTCAAACAGGGCACATACGCCAACCCCAGGGAGCGGTCTCGCCTCAACATTCGTGACATGTTCCCCCGTGACAATGACGACGACGACACCGTCTCCCGTGCCATGAGCGACCCGGGCCTCTACGAGGCTGCGTATTCGGAGATCAGCGCCGACTCCGGACGTGATTCCCTGTTCACCCGACCCGGGCTCGGCACCATGGTGTTCAGGAGGAACTATCTGACCGGAGGTATGTATGGTATCGGGGCACGGGATGAAGGGAGCGTAGTAGGGAGTGAACCCGTGGGCCGAGCGCCTAATGTTCGTCTACGAGGACATCTGCCTCGGCATTCGCCCAGCTTTGATCAGGACAGTATCGGCAGCGCCTTGAGTCTGCAAGAGAGAAACCTCCAGGAGTTGCCCTGGGAGGAGACTGATGTCGGGTTGGATGAGGACTTGGAGCCAGAGAACAGTCCTCTGGACACCTTCCTGGCCTCTCAAAGCCTCGGTGAGTTCATGGCGATCTTCAGGAGGGAGAAGATCGACCTGAAGGCTCTGCTGCTTTGTTCAGATCACGACTTCACCAGCATTCACATCCCTCTGGGCCCAAGGAAGAAACTTCTGGATGCCTGCAGGAGACGTCTGGACACCATAGATGAACCAGAGGCCATTGAAGACACTGAGCTCTGA
- the LOC141758194 gene encoding proton channel OTOP3-like: MNPDPGVTELDSSSPANAQSGESSDHQIQDPELDPVLVWVPSGRRLISGLLGMNVVLLGAALVAGQAFHPEGLKHQEPQLFMLLLMGVSVVWMLWYLLWARKQPGICPHKDHHAGGITVIVVLMLFAAFSLLLYIFRIGYLISMKDCKPAAKVFSPFIEAPFLALQTYLLWAHSKDCIHRHKIITRSGLMVILSADLLLWLNAVTEDTIHEEIELEKEDKLDFSNTTSDLADNSTFCQCSASAACLIFRKGFEILYPFNMEYYLMAGCMIYVMWKNVGRRMSPGHHHVTQKLTLGVVYQGGVIYGLVFGALVLVAGVVVFILYQVWVSQQQLRLTAFLIFYGYHLAVMPVMSLCSLAGMLVHRFERRANEAGHNPTRSLDVLLLVAAALGQLALSYFSLVAALAVGTNGLLGDLDLSYSLLSLLELILQNIFIIEGLHRHPNLFAKRKDKQRSSIFKPKKKVAVPIQEERKTAVSLLEGNTPAQEHDGKKPWTKRAIQEICAFLILSNVMLWVIPAFGVHPQFENGLGKQFFGFSAWFVLVNLGQPLSVFYRMHSVGALMELLISA; the protein is encoded by the exons ATGAATCCAGATCCTGGAGTCACAGAACTGGATTCCTCCTCACCTGCAAATGCCCAAAGTGGTGAGAGCTCAGACCATCAGATCCAGGACCCGGAGCTGGATCCGGTGCTGGTTTGGGTTCCCAGTGGGAGGCGTCTGATCTCTGGTCTGCTGGGTATGAATGTGGTGCTGCTGGGAGCGGCCCTGGTGGCCGGGCAGGCTTTCCACCCCGAGGGCCTGAAGCACCAGGAGCCCCAGCTGttcatgctgctgctgatggggGTCAGTGTGGTTTGGATGTTGTGGTACCTGCTGTGGGCCAGGAAGCAGCCCGGCATCTGCCCACATAAAGACCACCATGCCGGGGGAATCACTGTAATCG TGGTCCTCATGCTCTTTGCTGCATTCAGTCTGCTGCTATATATCTTCAGGATTGGCTATTTGATCAGTATGAAGGACTGTAAGCCTGCTGCTAAAGTGTTCTCTCCATTCATCGAGGCTCCTTTTCTCGCACTGCAG ACATATTTACTGTGGGCTCACTCCAAAGACTGCATTCACAGACACAAGATAATCACCAG GTCCGGGCTGATGGTGATCCTCTCGGCCGACCTGCTGCTGTGGCTGAACGCCGTGACTGAGGACACCATCCACGAGGAGATCGAGTTAGAAAAGGAAGACAAGCTTGATTTCAGCAACACAACCTCTGATTTAGCAG ACAATTCAACCTTCTGTCAGTGCAGTGCGAGTGCAGCCTGTCTCATCTTCAGGAAAGGCTTCGAAATCCTTTATCCCTTCAACATGGAGTACTACCTGATGGCCGGCTGCATGATCTATGTGATGTGGAAGAACGTGGGCCGCAGGATGAGTCCAGGTCACCACCACGTTACCCAGAAGCTGACCCTTGGTGTTGTCTACCAAGGTGGCGTCATATACGGCCTTGTGTTTGGCGCCCTGGTGCTCGTAGCGGGCGTGGTCGTCTTCATTCTCTACCAGGTTTGGGTGAGCCAGCAGCAGCTTCGCCTCACGGCCTTCCTCATTTTCTACGGCTACCATTTAGCCGTCATGCCGGTCATGTCCCTGTGCTCCCTGGCTGGGATGCTGGTCCACAGGTTCGAGAGGAGGGCGAACGAAGCGGGACACAACCCCACTCGTAGCCTGGATGTCCTCCTCCTGGTGGCAGCGGCTCTGGGCCAGCTCGCCCTGTCCTACTTCTCCCTGGTGGCGGCGCTGGCTGTGGGGACCAACGGGCTTCTGGGGGACCTCGACCTGTCCTACTCCCTCCTCAGCCTGCTGGAGCTCATCCTccagaacatcttcatcatcgAAGGCCTCCACAGACACCCGAACCTGTTCGCCAAGAGGAAAGACAAGCAGCGGAGCAGCATATTCAAG CCTAAGAAAAAGGTTGCTGTGCCAatacaagaggagaggaagacggCGGTTTCACTGCTGGAGGGGAACACGCCAGCTCAAGAGCATGATGGGAAAAAGCCCTGGACCAAAAGAGCGATACAAGAAATCTGTGCTTTCCTCATCCTTTCTAACGTTATG CTGTGGGTCATCCCTGCGTTCGGAGTCCACCCCCAGTTTGAGAACGGCCTCGGGAAACAGTTTTTCGGCTTCTCAGCTTGGTTTGTTCTGGTGAACTTGGGTCAGCCGCTCAGCGTTTTCTACAGGATGCACTCTGTGGGAGCTTTAATGGAGCTGCTCATCTCTGCATGA